One Malania oleifera isolate guangnan ecotype guangnan chromosome 9, ASM2987363v1, whole genome shotgun sequence DNA segment encodes these proteins:
- the LOC131165054 gene encoding zinc finger A20 and AN1 domain-containing stress-associated protein 8-like, whose amino-acid sequence MEHKETGCQAPPDAPILCANNCGFFGSVTTMNLCSKCHKDLALKEEQAKLAASSIGNLTNNSSSSSQDSSAVAVTVDVQPGTANPMINTKGGYFASASSGSNEKAKDRPNRCSTCRKRVGLTGFNCRCGHVFCAAHRYSDKHNCPFDYRTAARDAIAKANPVVKAEKLDKI is encoded by the coding sequence ATGGAGCACAAAGAGACAGGATGCCAAGCTCCCCCTGACGCTCCAATACTTTGTGCCAACAACTGTGGTTTCTTTGGGAGTGTAACTACAATGAACTTGTGCTCCAAGTGCCACAAGGACTTGGCATTGAAGGAAGAACAGGCTAAACTTGCTGCCTCATCAATTGGGAATCTCACAAACAACTCCAGCAGCAGTTCTCAAGATTCATCTGCTGTGGCTGTCACTGTAGATGTACAACCTGGTACAGCAAACCCAATGATCAACACAAAAGGGGGATATTTTGCTTCAGCTTCCAGCGGGAGCAATGAAAAGGCAAAGGATCGCCCAAATAGGTGCAGCACTTGCAGGAAGCGGGTTGGTCTAACGGGGTTCAATTGTCGGTGTGGGCATGTTTTCTGTGCAGCTCATCGCTATTCTGACAAACACAACTGCCCCTTCGATTATAGAACTGCTGCCCGGGATGCTATAGCCAAAGCCAACCCAGTTGTGAAGGCTGAAAAGCTCGATAAGATCTAG